The Streptomyces sp. DG1A-41 genomic sequence GAACCTGGTGGAACGGTGGTTCGCCGAACTCACGCAGAAGAAACTCAAGCGTGGCGTCCACCGCTCCGTCCAGGCTCTCGAGCGCGACATCCGCGGCCGGCTTGCCGACTGGAACGAGCATCCAAAGCCCTTCGTCTGGACGAAGACCGCTGACGAGATCCTCGACAATGTCGCCGCCTACTGCCGACGGATCTCTGACTCAGGTCACTAGTGTGGTGCGCCCGAAATCTCGGGCTTAAGTCTGTAGCCTGTTTTCATGTCTCGGGGTCCTCGTGCCGTCGAAGTTGTGCTGTCCGATGAGGAGCGCGCCGAGTTGCTGCGCTGGGCGGGCGGGGCGGTGGCGCCCCGTCTTGTCGAGCGGGCACGCATCGTCTTGGCGTGCGCGGACGGGAAGCCGAATACGCGTGTGGCGGCGGAGTTCAAGGTAACCGCGGACACGGTGAGGAAGTGGCGGTCGCGGTTTGCTGCCCGGCGGATGGCCGGACTTGCGGATGAGCCGCGGCCGGGCCGGCGCAAGTCGGAGCTGGTGCTCAGTGATGACGAACGGGCTCAGCTGACGCGTTGGGCGAGGCGCGCCAAGACCGCGCAGTTCCTGGCTCTGCGCGCGAGAATCGTGCTGCTGTGCGCGGAGGGCGGGACGAACAAGCAGGTGGCGGCCGAACTCGGGGTGCGCGAGCAGTCGGTGAGCCGCTGGCGGGCCCGGTTCGTCAAGCGGCGGCTGGACGGGCTGGTCGACGAGCCGCGGCCCGGCAGGCCGCCCTCGATCCTGCTCGACCAGGTCGAGGACGTGGTCATCGCGACGCTGGAATCCACGCCAGGTAAGGACACGCACTGGTCGCGGACTTCGATGGCCGAGCGCACCGGGCTGTCGAAGTCCACCATCGGGCGGATCTGGAAGCGGTTCGACCTCAAGCCGCACCTGCAGGATGCCTTCAAGCTCTCCACCGATCCGCAGTTCGTCGCGAAGGTCGTCGACGTCGTCGGCCTGTATCACCACCCGCCGGAGAAGGCGGTGGTTCTGTGCGTGGACGAGAAGAGCCAGATTCAGGCGCTGGACCGCTCGCAGCCGGTGCTGCCGATGATGCCGGGCATGCCCGAGCGGCGCACCCACGACTACCTACGGCACGGCATCACCAGCCTGTTCGCCGCCTTCAACATCGCCGACGGCACCGTCATATCGGCACTGCACCGCCGCCACCGGGCGATCGAGTTCAAGAAGTTCCTGGTCACGATCGACAAAGCGGTACCTGCCGGCCTCGACGTCCATCTGGTCTGTGACAACTACGCCACCCACAACACCGCCGAGATCAGGACGTGGCTCAGCAAACACCCCCGGTTCCACGTCCACTTCACTCCGACCGGCTCCTCCTGGATGAACCAGGTCGAGCGGTGGTTCGGCCTGTTGACCGACAAACTCATCCGTCGGGGCGTCCACACCTCCGTGAAGGCCCTGGAGGACGACATCACCGCGTGGATCGACACCTGGAACGAGAATCCGCGGCCCTTCACCTGGACCAAGACCGCCGACGAGATCCTCAACTCACTCGCCGACTACCTCACCAAAGTCACTCCGCCAGCCAACAAAAACCAGGAAGAAACTTAAGCCCGAGATTTCGGGCGCACCACACTAGTGTGGTGCGCCCGAAATCTCGGGCTTAAGTCTGTAGCCTGTTTTCATGTCTCGGGGTCCTCGTGCCGTCGAAGTTGTGCTGTCCGATGAGGAGCGCGCCGAGTTGCTGCGCTGGGCGGGCGGGGCGGTGGCGCCCCGTCTTGTCGAGCGGGCACGCATCGTCTTGGCGTGCGCGGACGGGAAGCCGAATACGCGTGTGGCGGCGGAGTTCAAGGTAACCGCGGACACGGTGAGGAAGTGGCGGTCGCGGTTTGCTGCCCGGCGGATGGCCGGACTTGCGGATGAGCCGCGGCCGGCCGGCGCAAGTCGGAGCTGGTGCTCAGTGATGACGAACGGGCTCAGCTGACGCGTTGGGCGAGGCGCGCCAAGACCGCGCAGTTCCTGGCTCTGCGCGCGAGAATCGTGCTGCTGTGCGCGGAGGGCGGGACGAACAAGCAGGTGGCGGCCGAACTCGGGGTGCGCGAGCAGTCGGTGAGCCGCTGGCGGGCCCGGTTCGTCAAGCGGCGGCTGGACGGGCTGGTCGACGAGCCGCGGCCCGGCAGGCCGCCCTCGATCCTGCTCGACCAGGTCGAGGACGTGGTCATCGCGACGCTGGAATCCACGCCAGGTAAGGACACGCACTGGTCGCGGACTTCGATGGCCGAGCGCACCGGGCTGTCGAAGTCCACCATCGGGCGGATCTGGAAGCGGTTCGACCTCAAGCCGCACCTGCAGGATGCCTTCAAGCTCTCCACCGATCCGCAGTTCGTCGCGAAGGTCGTCGACGTCGTCGGCCTGTATCACCACCCGCCGGAGAAGGCGGTGGTTCTGTGCGTGGACGAGAAGAGCCAGATTCAGGCGCTGGACCGCTCGCAGCCGGTGCTGCCGATGATGCCGGGCATGCCCGAGCGGCGCACCCACGACTACCTACGGCACGGCATCACCAGCCTGTTCGCCGCCTTCAACATCGCCGACGGCACCGTCATATCGGCACTGCACCGCCGCCACCGGGCGATCGAGTTCAAGAAGTTCCTGGTCACGATCGACAAAGCGGTACCGGCCGGCCTCGACGTCCATCTGGTCTGTGACAACTACGCCACCCACAACACCGCCGAGATCAGGACGTGGCTCAGCAAACACCCCCGGTTCCACGTCCACTTCACTCCGACCGGCTCCTCCTGGATGAACCAGGTCGAGCGGTGGTTCGGCCTGTTGACCGAC encodes the following:
- a CDS encoding IS630 family transposase, encoding MSRGPRAVEVVLSDEERAELLRWAGGAVAPRLVERARIVLACADGKPNTRVAAEFKVTADTVRKWRSRFAARRMAGLADEPRPGRRKSELVLSDDERAQLTRWARRAKTAQFLALRARIVLLCAEGGTNKQVAAELGVREQSVSRWRARFVKRRLDGLVDEPRPGRPPSILLDQVEDVVIATLESTPGKDTHWSRTSMAERTGLSKSTIGRIWKRFDLKPHLQDAFKLSTDPQFVAKVVDVVGLYHHPPEKAVVLCVDEKSQIQALDRSQPVLPMMPGMPERRTHDYLRHGITSLFAAFNIADGTVISALHRRHRAIEFKKFLVTIDKAVPAGLDVHLVCDNYATHNTAEIRTWLSKHPRFHVHFTPTGSSWMNQVERWFGLLTDKLIRRGVHTSVKALEDDITAWIDTWNENPRPFTWTKTADEILNSLADYLTKVTPPANKNQEET
- a CDS encoding IS630 family transposase, with product MVLSDDERAQLTRWARRAKTAQFLALRARIVLLCAEGGTNKQVAAELGVREQSVSRWRARFVKRRLDGLVDEPRPGRPPSILLDQVEDVVIATLESTPGKDTHWSRTSMAERTGLSKSTIGRIWKRFDLKPHLQDAFKLSTDPQFVAKVVDVVGLYHHPPEKAVVLCVDEKSQIQALDRSQPVLPMMPGMPERRTHDYLRHGITSLFAAFNIADGTVISALHRRHRAIEFKKFLVTIDKAVPAGLDVHLVCDNYATHNTAEIRTWLSKHPRFHVHFTPTGSSWMNQVERWFGLLTDKLIRRGVHTSVKALEDDITAWIDTWNENPRPFTWTKTADEILNSLADYLTKVTPPANKNQEET
- a CDS encoding helix-turn-helix domain-containing protein gives rise to the protein MSRGPRAVEVVLSDEERAELLRWAGGAVAPRLVERARIVLACADGKPNTRVAAEFKVTADTVRKWRSRFAARRMAGLADEPRPAGASRSWCSVMTNGLS